One part of the Candidatus Paceibacterota bacterium genome encodes these proteins:
- a CDS encoding class II fructose-bisphosphate aldolase, translating to MMTLREAITDAIRKKVAIGHFNISNLEGFWAVFRAAQKLNVPVIIGASEGERDFIGVRQVAALVKSVREEFNYPIYLNADHTYSFEKVKEAIDAGFDAVIYDGAKLSLEENTATTKKCVEYARQCGRDVLLEGELGFIGQSSKILDAVPVGVGLSGDALTKPEVAAQFVKETGIDLFAPSVGNFHGMVKDSGAVKKIDDARVSEIFKATGVPLVLHGGSGTSDEEFLAAIKSGIAIVHINTELRLAYRKGLALALQENPDEIAPYKYLKGALLAMEKVVEEKLALFNNLNTAK from the coding sequence ATGATGACGCTTCGAGAAGCTATCACTGACGCAATACGAAAGAAGGTTGCCATTGGGCACTTCAACATCTCCAATCTTGAAGGATTTTGGGCTGTGTTTCGGGCTGCACAAAAATTAAATGTACCTGTCATTATCGGCGCATCGGAAGGGGAGCGGGATTTTATTGGAGTGAGACAAGTCGCGGCGCTCGTCAAAAGTGTTCGAGAGGAATTCAATTACCCAATTTATCTTAATGCTGACCATACTTATTCATTTGAAAAGGTAAAAGAGGCGATTGATGCCGGCTTTGATGCTGTAATTTACGACGGAGCAAAGCTTTCGCTCGAAGAAAATACTGCAACAACGAAGAAGTGTGTCGAGTATGCACGTCAATGCGGGCGAGACGTACTTCTCGAAGGTGAACTCGGATTCATCGGGCAATCTTCAAAGATTCTTGATGCGGTACCTGTGGGAGTCGGGCTTTCAGGCGACGCACTTACCAAGCCAGAAGTTGCTGCACAATTTGTAAAAGAGACCGGAATTGATCTTTTCGCACCATCGGTAGGGAATTTTCATGGAATGGTAAAGGATAGCGGAGCAGTAAAAAAGATCGATGATGCTCGCGTCTCTGAAATTTTCAAAGCAACTGGGGTTCCTCTCGTGCTTCATGGTGGTTCGGGCACTTCCGATGAGGAATTTTTGGCGGCAATAAAAAGCGGAATTGCAATTGTTCATATTAATACTGAACTTCGTCTCGCATATCGAAAAGGTTTGGCTTTGGCGCTTCAGGAAAATCCAGATGAAATTGCTCCCTATAAATATCTCAAAGGCGCGCTCTTGGCGATGGAAAAGGTAGTGGAGGAGAAGCTTGCCTTGTTCAACAATCTCAATACTGCGAAGTGA